GGACTGTGCCTTTCTTTATTCACCCCCTGCGGGAGTCGTTGTCCCACAAGGATTCGAACCTTGACTGACAGAACCAAAACCTGTAGTGCTAGCCATTACACCATGGGACAAATCCTTTACTACCGACAGACACCTCTGTCATCGTTTGTGAGTGCAAAGGTAGAAAGAAAAAATCAAACCACCAAACATTTCGCCGAAAAACTTTTTCCATCTCCTTTTACATAGGGGGCGATTTTTGTTTTCGGGTGCCGGGGAGGCCCAGGGCTGAGGCGTTGTCGTCAAGACGTTTATCCCTTGATACACCTTTGAGGTAGAAAAATCCGATCCCACACAAGGCTGATACATTGTGTATAACGAACTCATCTATTCCTCGTTTGTTGTCATGTGTAGCTCCTGACAGAGTTATTATAATGTCTCAGCTTTGTCTAAGGAAACTCAACGTCTGCTCGTTACAATAATTTAAACTCGGCTACATATCGATACGGCACTCTGTCGGGGAAAAGTGATTTCCACGTGGGGATTTTGAAATGCCCACGTGGAAAAGGAAAATTCTCCACGTGGGCGCGAAATAAAACTTCGGAAGAATGAAATGAAACTTCGGAGGAATCAAATGAAACTTCGGAGGAATTTTTTGACGCCCACGTGGAAAATAAAAAATGTCCACGTGGATATTTGAGAAAGGAGGGAATCGGACGAATTTCCCCGTAAAGATATGTAAATAGGGATTAGAGGTTAGAGATTAGAAATTAGAGGGTAGAGGTTATAGGGTAGGGACTTTCTGAAGCGTTGCTAGCTGTTGGCTAGTGCCACGAGTCCTTCTAGTGTCATTAGTAGTGCTAGTCTAGCAGAGCTGGCGACATAAGAGAAGAGCCTGCCACGAGATGTGTCGTGACAGGCTCTAGTGTAGTGTGTATCAGGTGCTAGCTGCTGCTTGAGCGGCTAGCTGCACCATGTGATTAGCGGAGACCGCGGAAGCGGAGGAGCGGCTCGATGTCGACCTCCTTGTGGCCGGTGAACTGCTCGAAGAGTACCATCAGGTCCTCGCTGTTACCACGAGAGAGGAGGATGTCTGCAAGGCGCTGACCGTTCTCACGCGTCATACCTCCGTGTGCCTCGATCCAAGCGTAGACCTCGTTGTCTACAGCCTCACTCCAGAGGTAAGAGTAGTAACCTGCTGAGTAACCGTTGCTCCAGATGTGGCGGAAGTAAGGTGAGCGGTAGCGGGGTGGTATCTGTGCGTTGAGCATGCCGTACTTCGTGAGTACCTCCTCTTCAAATGCCTGAACGTCATCAACCTTGTCACTTACAGTGAGTGCGTGCCAGCACTGGTCGATGAGTGAGGAAGCGATATTCTCGCCAATAGAGTAGGCCTGGTTGAAGTTGCCAGCAGCGATCATCTTCTCACGTAGCTCGGCAGGCATCTGCTCGCCTGTCTTGTAGTGCTTCGCATAGTTGGCAAAGACAGTAGGCTCAGAAGCCCAGTGCTCGTTGAACTGTGAGGGGAACTCGACAAAGTCTCTCGAGACGTTGGTCCCAGAGATGGAGGGGTAGGTCTGCGTAGAGAGCATGCCGTGTAGAGCGTGACCGAACTCGTGGAAGAGTGTCGTCACCTCGTCCCAAGTCATCAGACAGGGCTGACCAGCAGCTGGCTTCTTATTGTTGCAGACGTTGTAGATGACTGGCTTGTTGCCTAGTAGGGTAGACTGCTCGACGAAGTTGCTCATCCAGGCACCACCGCTCTTAGAGGGACGTGCGTAGGGATCGAAGTAGAAGAGTGCGATGACCTCGCCCTGCTCATTCTTGACATCGTATACCGTTACGTCCGGATGATAGACGGGGACGTCGGTGCGCTGCTCGAAGGTGAGACCGTAGAGCTTGTTGGCAGCATAGAAGACACCATCCTTGAGGACGTTGTCTAGGACGAAGTATTCGCTGAGCTGTGCCTCATCGACGTCGTACTGCTCCTTGCGCATCTTCTCTGCGTAGTAAGCCCAGTCGTAAGCCTCTAGCTTGAAGTCTGGTCCCTCGCTCTTCTGTGCAAACTCCTCTAGCATCTTAGCGTCTTCAGCAGCCTTAGGCTGGTAGAGCTTAGCGAGACGCTCGAGGAAGTTGCGAGCTGTCTCGCCATTTTTAGCAAGTGCATCCTGAAGGGTCCAGTCAGCAAATGAGTTGAAGCCTAGTAGCTGAGCCTTCTCAGCACGGAGCGTAGCGAGACGCTTGATGATCTCCTGCGTGTCGTACTTGTCCCCGTTGTTGCAGCGATTGATGGAAGCCTCGAGGATAGCCTTGCGGCTGTCGCGGTTGTTGAGCTTAGCCATGACGGGCTGCTGGGTCGTATTGACTAGGCGTATAGCCCACTGGCCCTCTTTGCCCTCCTCCTTAGCGAGGTCGGCAGCCTCTTGTAGCTCGCTGTCGGTGAGTCCGTCGAGCTGAGCCTTGTCGGTAAAGAAGACAGGTACGTTCGTTGCGTCGGTCAGTATATTGCCAAACTTAGCGGTGAGCTCGGCCTCCTCGCCGTTGAGCTTCTTGAGCTTCTCCTTATCCTCTGCAGAGAGGTTGGCACCAGCCTTGACATAGTTGTCGTAGTACTGCTTGGTGAGGCGTACCTGGTCGGGCTGTAGTCCCTCTAGACCAGTCTCGTAGACGGTCTTGATGCGAGCGAAGAGTTTGTCGTTGAGCATGATCTCGTCGCTATGTGCGGTGAGCTTAGGCACGTACTCAGCCTCGATGGCGCGTAGCTCATCGTTGGTGTCGGCACTGGTCAGTGCGAAGAAAACGGCGGAGGTGCGCTGGAGTACCTGTCCAGCACGCTCGAGAGCCTCGATAGTATTGGTAAAGGTGGGTGCCTCAGCATTGTCTACGATAGCAGCTATCTCCTCGTTGTGCTGACGCATACCCTCGTCGAAGGCAGGTGCAAAGTGCTCTACCTTGATTTTGTCAAAGTCGGGTGCATTCATGTAGGTTTCACTTGGATGAACGAATGGATTGTCAGCCAGGTCAGTCTGCTTCTGCTTGTTACAAGCGAGTAGCATCGTGGCGATGGCTAAGAGCATAATTACTTGTTTACGCATAGTCTTGGTTCGTTTGGTATGATATATATAGTTACTTTTGCATAGCAATGAGATATCCTAACGGGATACTACACGAGACAAAGATACTAATAATAAAACACATACCCCATGACAGACTCTAGCAAGACCCACGCTGAGGAACCCCAGCAGACCTACCAAGAGGCGATCACACGTATCCAGGAGATCGTGCGGCTCCTCGAGACGGGAGATATAGAGGTGGACGAACTGACTAAGCTCATCGAGGAGGCGACAGGCTTGATACAGTTTTGCTCCACACGGCTCACCTCTATCGATAAGGAGGTCTCACAGCTCCTCCAGCAGCTCGACGAGAGTCAGGAGTAAGTAGCCTGAGCGAGAAGAGACTGTTGCATAAAGGCGAATCGCTGTGTCGCTTTCGGGATTCGGCTTCGGTCACATACGGATGTATGCTCCCTTCAGACCTCACCCTCAGCGCCTTGCGCTTCATCCTTTCTGCAAAGCCTAGACAATCTTGCCAAGATTGTGAGACTGTTGACTTTTGCAACAGTTTCGAGAAATGAAAACTCCACGGAAGGCGTGGCAGGACACCTTCCGTGGAGTTGCTATTTCGTGGTCGTAGTGAGGCGACTGACCCTTACCGAACGATGCTGATGGGGCGGTCGCCCTCGAAGTAGCCGATGATGCAGTTGCACAGCTCACGTGCCATAGCGACACGCGCCTCGTAGGTCTGCGTGCCGACGTGTGGTGTCATAGTCACCTGCTCCATCTCGTACAGCTCGGGGAGCGGGTTGTCGCTATGCTCGAAGACGTCCAGTCCCGCAGCAGCTATCTCGCCTGTCTGGAGCGCATGCACGAGGGCAGCTTCGTCAACAACTGCTCCACGCGCTGCATTGATGAGGATAGCTGAGCGCTTCATCTGTGCTAGGCGGCTAGCGGAGACTAGGTGGTGCGAGTCTTCATTGTAAGGGGTGTGGAGGGATACGACATCACACTCCGTAAAGATCTTGTCTAGGTCGGCATAGGTGACCCCTAGCTCTTTCTCGGCCGCAGCATCAAGTGGGTGTCGCTTGTTGTAGAGGACGGTCATACCGAAGGCTTGTGCCATGTGCCCCACGGCACGACCTATGTTGCCATAGCCGATGATGCCGATGGTCTTGCCACAGAGATTGGTCGCCATGCCAGAGCTGTCGGAGAGTGACTTGCTACTGCTCTTGGTGCGACGCATGTGACGATCCCACATAGCGATCTTGCGACTGCAGCTCAGGAGTAGTCCCATGGTTAGCTCTGCGGTAGGCTGGATCACGGCACGAGGCGTATTGGTCACGGTGATCCCTTTGCTATGCGCATAGGCGACATCGATATTGTTGTAGCCGACACCATAGTTGGCGATCAGCTTGATATTTGGAAAAGCGTCGATCAGCTCACGATCTACGGGGAAGGTGAACTGCGTAGCGAGCGCATCATACTGTGCGCCTATCTCCATCATCTCCTCACGTGTGAAGCTCTCGCCTTCGGGGCGGCGGGTCATATCGGCCCACTCGGCCAGCTCCTCGAAGCCGGGGCGTACGGTGTCAAAGGAGATGAGTACTTTCTTTTTCTTGTCCATAATGTTGTATATCAGGTTAGGTGTTTTGTCTTTAGATGCGCAGGCGGTACGGCTTAGGGTATAAGTTGTTGAGCCGTGAGCCTGTGCTGTGTGCCAGACCTAAGGGGATGCCCCGATAGGTGATGGTGGTGAAGCCCCGCTCTGTCGATGACTCTGTCGTGAGTGCCTCGCCTCGCAGATAGCGCAGAGCTTCTTCTAGGGGCAGCTCTAGCGAGGGTAGCTTAATAGCGTCATATAGCTTATGGTGTAGCAGGGCAAAGGAGGGTTCGTAGCCTTTCGCCTGGTGGCGCATGGAGGCAATCTCCAGTCCTGGTGTGGCAACGGCGAGATGCTCTCTGTATGCCGTGGCAAGGAGCAGAGCCGCCTCAGGTGTGAGCTGGTAGATGCGATCACCGATGGTAAAGTAGTCGGCGGATGTTGGTTCGCTGAGCCAAGAGAGCCCAGCTAACTCCTGTCGGCTGGTGCGTGTCAAGCCTTTGGCCTTGCGCGCTTCGCTCGGGGTCTCAACGATGTCGGTGAGCCGTAGCGCGGCAAGGTATTGTCCCTCACCTCGTACGATGCCTGGCCAGAGGTGTAGGCCATACGAAGTGGCGTAAGCTCCAGTGATGCGCTCAGCAAAGCGGAAGAGGTCGATGAGTTCGCAAGGGTAGTGATCAAGAAGCCACTGAACCATCTGATCGTTTTCCTCCTGATTGAGGGTGCAAGTGGCATAGAGGAGTATACCCTCGGGAGCTAGCATGCGCATCGCCTCCTGTAGGATTGCCCGCTGGCGGGTCACGCAGTCGGCAATGAGCTGAGGCGACCACATACGTCTCGCCTCCTCGTCACGGCGCATCAGTCCCTCGCCACTGCAGGGGGCATCGACTAAGATGAGGTCGCAGGCACCGAGCAGTAGGGCCGTGAGTCGCTGTGGCTCCTCTTGCGTGATGATCATTTGGTCGGCACAACACCACTTGACCATATTCTCTACAAGGATCTTGCACCGCTTCGGAAGTATCTCGTTGCTCACGAGGAGCGTCTCCTTGGGGAGTAGGTCGCGGAGCAGTGTGCTCTTGCCACCAGGTGCTGCGCAGAGGTCTAGAGCTAGCCGAGGAGGTGTGTGCCAGTCGAGTTGCTCCCAGATAGTGGCGAGCGTCATAGCACTAGCGTCCTGTACGTAGTAAGCACCAGCGTGCCATAGTGGGTCTAGCGCAAAGGTGGGGCGCTCGCTGAGCCAGTAACCCTCCAGTTCTGCCGGTAGCCACGGTATAGTCCCATCCTCTAGTTCAGCAAAGGGGCGTGCCGATAAGGTGCGAGCTGAGTTAAGCCGCAGAGAGACCGACGGGGGCGTCTCTAGAGTCTCGACAATGCGAGAGGCATGCTCGGGGTATGCTTGCGCTAGCTTGGCTATTAGGTCAGACGGGACGGGAGTCTGCATCGTGTCGGCGGGGTTAGGGCAGGAGCTTCATGCGCTTGATGATCACATCTCGCTTAGGACGGTTGGCACTGTCGGTTGGGAGGTCTTCGATCTTGGTAATGGTGCGCATCCCATCGATCACTTCGCCAAAGACGGTGTACTGCCTATCCAACCACGGGGCTCCGCCCAGCATCTTGTACGCCTGGCGTTGCTCAGGCGTGTAGTCCCACTCACGCTGAGCTGCGATGTCATCTAGGTCGAAGTCTGTGTAGTAGGTCCCCGTGACGATGTAAAACTGACTGCCAGAGGAACGCATCTCGGGGTTCTCCTCGCCAGCGACTCGTGCTGCTGCTAGGGCACCTCGCTTATGGATATGGTTGGGTAGGATCTCCGCAGAAATGGTAGTCGAGAGCGTATCTATGGAGACATCCGTCTGGCGTGTCGCTCCACGGGTCGAGAGATTGCCTCCCTGAACCATAAACTGCGCTATGACACGGTGCATCAAGACTCCTTCGTAGTCTCCTCGACGTACATGCTCTAGGAAGGCTGCTTGGTGTAGAGGTGTGTCGTCATAGAGCAGGAGTGTAAAGTCTCCCTGCGAAGTCTCCACGAGTACCCGTCGCCCTGCGGGGAGAGCCTCGGGCTCAGTCTGAGCTGTCAGCGAGGTGACGCAGAGTGCGCAGAGGAGTAAGAGGGTGGCAAGCTGTTTCATAGACTAGATAATCTTGGGGGCCGTGTCGTTGGTTGCATTGGTCGTTGCGATAAAAGCTTTGGGGTCAGCCTGGAGTACCGCTTTCTTGAGCTTGCTGACATATTTGCGCTCCACAATCATAAAGATAATGTCACGCTCGGCACCCGCATAGATACCGCTACCATGGAGGAAAGTACCCCGCAGGTTAAGCTCCTCGATGATGAGTGTGCGAAGCTCAGCGGTGTGGTCGGAGACGATGAAGATCGCTTTGTTGGGATTCTCAGGTTGCAAGATGTCAACGACCTTGCCATAGACGAAGATGGTGATCCAAGAGTAAAGTGGCACGCTAAAGTCTCCAAAGGCGACTAGTCCAAAGAGTACCACGGCCGAGTCTACGGCTATGATCATGTGACTAGTCTTAAGGTTATTGCCCTTAGAGAGTACTCGCGCAATGACATCGGTGCCAGCACTGGTGCTGCCCGCCTTGAAGGTGAGTAGCACGCCCAGTCCGAGGATAGCGCCGCCATAGACGGAGGAGAGAAACTTATCGTTGCTTACGATGACTATGTCTCGAGTCATCGAGGTGATCAGGTCGGTGCAGATAGAGATGAGTAGGAAGGTGGCGATCGTCTTACCTCCGCTGCGCAAGCCGAGGGAGCGAGCCGCTAGAAGGAAGAAGGGTACGTTGAAGCAGAGTGCCACGGCACCGATGGGTAGTCCCTCGGGAAACGCCTCAAAGGTCCCCTGCGTCAGATAGTTGATCGTGATACTGAGTCCATAGCATCCTCCAGGGACAATGTTGGCGGGAGCTATGAAGCAGGCGTAAGCGAGAGCCTGACAGATAGCGCCGAGGACGAGGTAGAGTATCTCCAGGGCTAGCGGAGAGCGTCTCGGGGTGAAGGTCTGTCGCTCGTGTGGCGGTATAGCTCTCTCTGTAGGAGTAGATAGAGTGGAGCCGGACGTAGATGTAGGCATAGGGTGCTAATGAATAATGTATCCAAAGCTAAGCCGGGCGCACGAAGCCTCGTAATGGTAAGGCTGTACCCTCAGCAGGCTCACAAAGATACTCAATCTTGTGGACTCTACAGGCGTGTGAGACTGTACGGACTAGAGCTCACCTATTTTGCTGCGGGGCGGCGATGCTTGACGGCGACCATCTTGCCACGAGCGGTGATGCGCTCGCCACAGTGCAGCTCGAGCGATAGGATGACCTTGCGGTCGGTCACCTCTACGGGGTAAGCGCGGACCTCTAGCTCGACACCCATCGGCGTCGGGGCGAGGTAGTCCACCTCTAGATGAGCGGTGATGAAGCGCTGGAGGCTCTCTGCCGTCAGCTCCTCCTCGTGAGCTGCTAAGTAAAGAGCGGCAGCTGTGGCTGTGCCGTGGCAGTCGAAGAGCATGGCGATAAAGCCTCCGTATAGGTTGTCGGGGACCCCGCCTGTGTAGACAGCATTGGGCGTGTGATGACAGTAGCAGTAAGCGTGGTCTTCGCTGAGGTAGCTCTTGAGATGTAGTCCGTAAGGGTGCGCAGCACCACAGCCCCAGCAGTGGCTGTACTCGGGAGCGTAGAGGTCTTGGATGGCGAGCATACTAGATTTTAGAGGTTAGAGATTAGAAGTTAGACTTTAGAGGTCGGAGTTATCTAGGGATCTTGAGGCGTTGTCCAGGTCGAAGTTTGGGGTTGCGACCTTTGAGTCCGTTGGCGCGCTTGAGGGCAGCGACAGAGACACCGTGTTGCTTGGCTATCTTAGAGAGAGTGTCGCCACGACGCACTTTGTAAGTCTTGTAGCGACCTTGGGGAGCTTTGCTTTTTTGCGAGGGGGCGGGTGCTTGCTTGATCTCTTCTTGCGCTTCGGCGATCTGCTTGGATAGCTCCTCCTTATGGTTGCGTCTGAGGTTGATGAGCGCATCGTCGAGCTTAGAGACTCCTCTCAGTGGTAGTCGGATGGTGTAGGGCGTCGATCCAGCAGCGGGTATGACTCCTCGCTTGTATTGCGGGTTGAGTGTGCGGATCTGCTCGGTGGGTATGCCTGTGCTTTGCGAGATCTGGGCGAAGGTGAGCGGTATCTGTACGGCTAGTGTGTCGGTCGCAAGGGGCATAGACTGTGCCTGTGGACAGATGTTGTGCTCGTTGTGGTAGTAGCAGGCATAGTAGGCTCCGATAAAGAGCGGAATGTAGTTGCGCGTCTCACGGGGTAGGTAAGGATAGACTCCCCAGAAGGTGGTCTTCCCCCCAGAGCGTCGGATCGCTTTGGTGACATTGCCTGGCCCGCAGTTGTACGCAGCGATAGCTAGGAGCCAATTGTCAAAGAGTCCGTAGAGCTGCTTGAGATAGAGCGCAGCCGCCTCACTACTCTTGTAGACGTCAAAGCGCTCGTCGACAAGGCTATTGATCGTTAAGCCCAAGCTGCGTCCTGTGGGGAGCATCAGCTGCCAAAGTCCCGAGGCACCAGCCCGTGAGACGGCAAAGGGATTGAGCGCAGACTCGACGACCGTAAGGTAAATGAGCTCGACGGGTAGCCCGTGACGATCGAAGATCTCCTCCATAATGGGGAAGTAGTAGTCCCCAAGCGCGAGGATGACACGTATCAGCCGCGGACGATCAGTGATGTAGGTGGCTATGCCCTCCTTGACCATCGCGTTGTAGGGGATCGGTATGACGGTGGGTAGAGCCTTCAGTCGAGAGATCAGCACGGAGTCACTCAGCGAGCGAATGTTTTCAGCTTTGTAAGAGCCACACGGCACCTCAAAGCGTTGCTGCGTCGCATAGCCCGTGCGCCAAGCCTCCATGAGCAGGCCTAGGTCGGTGTCTAGACTCTTCGGCAGGCTCTCTCGTAGCTCTTTGCGAGCCGTGACAGCGTCCAGCTGGATGGCTCCCTCCGTGTCTACACTGTCTAGGGACTGATACCAAGGTGCCGCTGCTAGGAGTGTCGGCAAGCAACAACAGAGTATTATATAGGTCGTGATTCTGACACAAGCGTGTCTTAGTCTGGGGATCTTCATAAGGAGTTTTGTCTAAAAGCGCACCGAGGCACCGACCATCACGCTTTGAGGTCGAGGCCCTGAGGGCTTGTCACGTAGCCCCTCGCCCATATCGATCGTGAGCTGAGGAGATACATTAAAGTAGTATAGCTCCGCATCGACATAAGCGTCGAGTGCTGAGAGGAGATAGAGTGCCACCGTGAGGACGATGCTTAGGTCTCTGCTCTCCTTGTACTGCTTGGAGCCACGCTCCAGACGCGAGCGGAGGTTCCCGTCGGAGACATATTTACTAGGGTCTGCTCCAGCCGGTATAAAAGCTTGCCAGGAGGTGTGGTCGAGCGGGTTCTCGCTCAGCAGATCGGCGTAGGCGGTGTGGTACTCGTGGTAGAGTCGCTGATTCCACGTAACGGCATAGACACCCGCTGTCATGGCCGAGAGGACGATCGGTATCTTCCAGTAGCGCTGATTGTAGAGCTGCCCGCCACCTGGTACGATGGAGCAGATGAGTGCCACATTCGAGTTCGGGTAGCGAGTGAACCATCTAGCCATTTTATGGATAAAAGGTGCGCCACCCGATCGCCCCTTCACCTGCGTCGCTGTGGTACGCTGCAAAGCTTCAGGCGAACTCGCCGGCACCTTTGTCGTTGCAACTGAGTCTCCCACCACTTGATGCTCCGTCTGGAGTGCTGTTGGTGCGGAGAGCAGCTCGCTCGGCTCCTCTGTGCGGATAGTGTCGGATAGGCTCGTGCCCAACGTGTCGGCCACCACCGCCAGTGTGGTCGTGTCTTGTGGCACTACGGGCGCAGTCGCATAGAGAGCTGTGCCGCTATAGTAAGCTATAGCGCAGCTCATCACGAGGAGGAGTAGTGATCGAGTCAAGGCAGTGCGGGGCATCTCTGTAGCGTGCTGACTAGTGGTTAGCACCGCCCTCTAGGATTGAGCAGATCTCTATGAGCTGCTCCTCAGAGCTAAAGGGGATCGTGATGCTCCCCTTACCATTCTCCTTACAGCGTAGGGAGACCTTCGTGCCGAAGAAGCTACTCAGCTGCTTAGCTAGAGGAGCGTAGTCATTGCCATGCGAAGCGAGCTTGGAGAGCGTCTGCCTCTTCTTGTTCGTATTTGTTGGCTCCTCGGTCGGCTCTTGCAGTTCATTGGCCAAAGCCTCGACCTGTCGCACGCTCAGATGCTCCGAGAGCGTGGTCTGGTAAAGCTTCAGCTGCTGAGCCGGATCGGTCAGGCTCAGTATGGCACGAGCGTGACCCATGTCGATCTTCTTCTCCGTCAGTCCCAGCTGCACCTCTGCGGGCAGGCGCAGGAGACGCAGGTAGTTACTGATCGACGAGCGGGTCTTGCCCACCTTCTTGGCGAGCTCCTCTTGCGTCCCCTCTGAGTGCTCTAGGAGGCGCTTGTAGGTGAGTGCTATCTCGATAGCGTTGAGGTCTTCGCGCTGTATGTTTTCGATCAGCGCCATCTCGACCACCTTCTCGTCATCAGCCTTGACGATATATGCTGGGATAGAGGTCAGGTTGGCGAGCTTAGAGGCGCGCCAGCGACGCTCCCCCGATATGATGAGATGGCGTCCGTCGGTCAGCTCCCGCACCGTGATAGGCTGCACGATGCCGAGGGCGCGTATGGAGGCGGCGAGCTCCTCGAGACTCTCTGGGTCGAAGTGTGTACGAGGTTGGTCGGGATTAGGCTCGATCTTGTCGATGGCTATCTCGCTAATGCTAGAGGAGTTGCTCACATCGCCGAGTAGAGCGTCTAGTCCTCTGCCTATTACTTTGTTCTCTTTCTTCTTGTT
The sequence above is a segment of the Porphyromonas vaginalis genome. Coding sequences within it:
- a CDS encoding methyltransferase RsmF C-terminal domain-like protein, with amino-acid sequence MQTPVPSDLIAKLAQAYPEHASRIVETLETPPSVSLRLNSARTLSARPFAELEDGTIPWLPAELEGYWLSERPTFALDPLWHAGAYYVQDASAMTLATIWEQLDWHTPPRLALDLCAAPGGKSTLLRDLLPKETLLVSNEILPKRCKILVENMVKWCCADQMIITQEEPQRLTALLLGACDLILVDAPCSGEGLMRRDEEARRMWSPQLIADCVTRQRAILQEAMRMLAPEGILLYATCTLNQEENDQMVQWLLDHYPCELIDLFRFAERITGAYATSYGLHLWPGIVRGEGQYLAALRLTDIVETPSEARKAKGLTRTSRQELAGLSWLSEPTSADYFTIGDRIYQLTPEAALLLATAYREHLAVATPGLEIASMRHQAKGYEPSFALLHHKLYDAIKLPSLELPLEEALRYLRGEALTTESSTERGFTTITYRGIPLGLAHSTGSRLNNLYPKPYRLRI
- a CDS encoding peptidylprolyl isomerase; its protein translation is MKQLATLLLLCALCVTSLTAQTEPEALPAGRRVLVETSQGDFTLLLYDDTPLHQAAFLEHVRRGDYEGVLMHRVIAQFMVQGGNLSTRGATRQTDVSIDTLSTTISAEILPNHIHKRGALAAARVAGEENPEMRSSGSQFYIVTGTYYTDFDLDDIAAQREWDYTPEQRQAYKMLGGAPWLDRQYTVFGEVIDGMRTITKIEDLPTDSANRPKRDVIIKRMKLLP
- a CDS encoding lytic transglycosylase domain-containing protein translates to MKIPRLRHACVRITTYIILCCCLPTLLAAAPWYQSLDSVDTEGAIQLDAVTARKELRESLPKSLDTDLGLLMEAWRTGYATQQRFEVPCGSYKAENIRSLSDSVLISRLKALPTVIPIPYNAMVKEGIATYITDRPRLIRVILALGDYYFPIMEEIFDRHGLPVELIYLTVVESALNPFAVSRAGASGLWQLMLPTGRSLGLTINSLVDERFDVYKSSEAAALYLKQLYGLFDNWLLAIAAYNCGPGNVTKAIRRSGGKTTFWGVYPYLPRETRNYIPLFIGAYYACYYHNEHNICPQAQSMPLATDTLAVQIPLTFAQISQSTGIPTEQIRTLNPQYKRGVIPAAGSTPYTIRLPLRGVSKLDDALINLRRNHKEELSKQIAEAQEEIKQAPAPSQKSKAPQGRYKTYKVRRGDTLSKIAKQHGVSVAALKRANGLKGRNPKLRPGQRLKIPR
- a CDS encoding DUF5683 domain-containing protein, coding for MTRSLLLLVMSCAIAYYSGTALYATAPVVPQDTTTLAVVADTLGTSLSDTIRTEEPSELLSAPTALQTEHQVVGDSVATTKVPASSPEALQRTTATQVKGRSGGAPFIHKMARWFTRYPNSNVALICSIVPGGGQLYNQRYWKIPIVLSAMTAGVYAVTWNQRLYHEYHTAYADLLSENPLDHTSWQAFIPAGADPSKYVSDGNLRSRLERGSKQYKESRDLSIVLTVALYLLSALDAYVDAELYYFNVSPQLTIDMGEGLRDKPSGPRPQSVMVGASVRF
- the xseB gene encoding exodeoxyribonuclease VII small subunit, with the translated sequence MTDSSKTHAEEPQQTYQEAITRIQEIVRLLETGDIEVDELTKLIEEATGLIQFCSTRLTSIDKEVSQLLQQLDESQE
- a CDS encoding ParB/RepB/Spo0J family partition protein; this translates as MTNKKKENKVIGRGLDALLGDVSNSSSISEIAIDKIEPNPDQPRTHFDPESLEELAASIRALGIVQPITVRELTDGRHLIISGERRWRASKLANLTSIPAYIVKADDEKVVEMALIENIQREDLNAIEIALTYKRLLEHSEGTQEELAKKVGKTRSSISNYLRLLRLPAEVQLGLTEKKIDMGHARAILSLTDPAQQLKLYQTTLSEHLSVRQVEALANELQEPTEEPTNTNKKRQTLSKLASHGNDYAPLAKQLSSFFGTKVSLRCKENGKGSITIPFSSEEQLIEICSILEGGANH
- a CDS encoding PaaI family thioesterase, encoding MLAIQDLYAPEYSHCWGCGAAHPYGLHLKSYLSEDHAYCYCHHTPNAVYTGGVPDNLYGGFIAMLFDCHGTATAAALYLAAHEEELTAESLQRFITAHLEVDYLAPTPMGVELEVRAYPVEVTDRKVILSLELHCGERITARGKMVAVKHRRPAAK
- a CDS encoding YitT family protein, with translation MPTSTSGSTLSTPTERAIPPHERQTFTPRRSPLALEILYLVLGAICQALAYACFIAPANIVPGGCYGLSITINYLTQGTFEAFPEGLPIGAVALCFNVPFFLLAARSLGLRSGGKTIATFLLISICTDLITSMTRDIVIVSNDKFLSSVYGGAILGLGVLLTFKAGSTSAGTDVIARVLSKGNNLKTSHMIIAVDSAVVLFGLVAFGDFSVPLYSWITIFVYGKVVDILQPENPNKAIFIVSDHTAELRTLIIEELNLRGTFLHGSGIYAGAERDIIFMIVERKYVSKLKKAVLQADPKAFIATTNATNDTAPKII
- a CDS encoding M3 family metallopeptidase → MRKQVIMLLAIATMLLACNKQKQTDLADNPFVHPSETYMNAPDFDKIKVEHFAPAFDEGMRQHNEEIAAIVDNAEAPTFTNTIEALERAGQVLQRTSAVFFALTSADTNDELRAIEAEYVPKLTAHSDEIMLNDKLFARIKTVYETGLEGLQPDQVRLTKQYYDNYVKAGANLSAEDKEKLKKLNGEEAELTAKFGNILTDATNVPVFFTDKAQLDGLTDSELQEAADLAKEEGKEGQWAIRLVNTTQQPVMAKLNNRDSRKAILEASINRCNNGDKYDTQEIIKRLATLRAEKAQLLGFNSFADWTLQDALAKNGETARNFLERLAKLYQPKAAEDAKMLEEFAQKSEGPDFKLEAYDWAYYAEKMRKEQYDVDEAQLSEYFVLDNVLKDGVFYAANKLYGLTFEQRTDVPVYHPDVTVYDVKNEQGEVIALFYFDPYARPSKSGGAWMSNFVEQSTLLGNKPVIYNVCNNKKPAAGQPCLMTWDEVTTLFHEFGHALHGMLSTQTYPSISGTNVSRDFVEFPSQFNEHWASEPTVFANYAKHYKTGEQMPAELREKMIAAGNFNQAYSIGENIASSLIDQCWHALTVSDKVDDVQAFEEEVLTKYGMLNAQIPPRYRSPYFRHIWSNGYSAGYYSYLWSEAVDNEVYAWIEAHGGMTRENGQRLADILLSRGNSEDLMVLFEQFTGHKEVDIEPLLRFRGLR
- a CDS encoding NAD(P)-dependent oxidoreductase, which produces MDKKKKVLISFDTVRPGFEELAEWADMTRRPEGESFTREEMMEIGAQYDALATQFTFPVDRELIDAFPNIKLIANYGVGYNNIDVAYAHSKGITVTNTPRAVIQPTAELTMGLLLSCSRKIAMWDRHMRRTKSSSKSLSDSSGMATNLCGKTIGIIGYGNIGRAVGHMAQAFGMTVLYNKRHPLDAAAEKELGVTYADLDKIFTECDVVSLHTPYNEDSHHLVSASRLAQMKRSAILINAARGAVVDEAALVHALQTGEIAAAGLDVFEHSDNPLPELYEMEQVTMTPHVGTQTYEARVAMARELCNCIIGYFEGDRPISIVR